The Mycolicibacterium hassiacum DSM 44199 genome includes a window with the following:
- a CDS encoding LpqN/LpqT family lipoprotein has product MTEIARRWRVLVGGGAAAAAGVLGFAGTTASAEPVLPPPPPGPATVTQTVTVTPNAAAPGTPPQLLGQPAAPITPAAAPARPATPAVPVPATNGVGAGLPAQSVKAPRPLPIRPATSGTLADYFESKGVRMEPQVADGFTALNIVLPLPRGWAHVPDPNVPDAFAVIADRVGGGLYTSNAQLVVYKLVGDFDPLEAISHAFVDAQRLPGWRTTDAAFTEFGGFPSALIEGTYQDNSLTLNTSRRHVIATSGADRYLVSLSVTTSIDQVVPAAEATDAIARGFRVSVPTPASAPPPSPGTPPPPAPPAMPQPPAASLGLSG; this is encoded by the coding sequence ATGACCGAGATCGCCCGACGCTGGAGGGTTCTGGTGGGAGGTGGGGCCGCCGCGGCAGCCGGCGTCCTCGGCTTCGCCGGCACCACCGCCTCGGCCGAACCGGTGCTCCCGCCGCCGCCACCCGGTCCCGCGACCGTCACCCAGACCGTCACCGTCACCCCCAACGCCGCCGCGCCCGGCACGCCACCGCAGCTGCTCGGTCAGCCGGCCGCGCCGATCACCCCGGCGGCCGCGCCGGCCCGCCCGGCCACCCCGGCGGTTCCCGTTCCCGCGACCAACGGCGTCGGGGCCGGCCTGCCCGCGCAGTCGGTCAAGGCGCCGCGCCCGCTGCCGATCCGGCCCGCCACCTCCGGCACCCTCGCCGACTACTTCGAGTCCAAGGGGGTGCGGATGGAGCCTCAGGTCGCCGACGGCTTCACCGCGCTCAACATCGTGTTGCCGCTGCCCCGGGGCTGGGCGCACGTGCCCGACCCGAACGTGCCCGACGCGTTCGCGGTGATCGCCGACCGGGTCGGCGGCGGGCTGTACACCTCCAACGCCCAGCTGGTGGTCTACAAGCTCGTCGGCGACTTCGACCCGCTCGAGGCGATCAGCCACGCCTTCGTCGACGCCCAGCGCCTGCCGGGGTGGCGCACCACCGACGCCGCGTTCACCGAGTTCGGCGGGTTCCCGTCGGCGCTCATCGAGGGCACCTACCAGGACAACTCGCTGACCCTCAACACCTCCCGCCGGCACGTGATCGCCACCAGCGGCGCCGACCGCTACCTGGTCTCGCTGTCGGTGACCACCAGCATCGACCAGGTCGTGCCCGCGGCCGAAGCCACCGACGCCATTGCCCGCGGGTTCCGGGTAAGCGTCCCGACACCAGCCTCGGCGCCTCCCCCGTCGCCGGGCACGCCCCCGCCGCCAGCCCCACCGGCCATGCCACAGCCGCCGGCGGCGTCGTTGGGGTTGTCGGGATAG
- the leuS gene encoding leucine--tRNA ligase — protein MTDAPDAGTDVPQHRYTAELAGQIECAWQQTWASEGVFFAPNPVGDLAPAGGGPLPTNKMFVQDMFPYPSGDGLHVGHPLGYIATDVYARYHRMIGYNVLHALGFDAFGLPAEQYAIQTGTHPRIRTEANIANFKRQLGRLGFGHDPRRSFSTTDVDYYKWTQWIFLQIYNAWFDPELNRARRIDELIDEFASGKRPLPDGRQWSELSKGEQHDLIDSYRLVYQADSMVNWCPGLGTVLADEEVTAEGKSERGNFPVFRKRLRQWMMRITAYADRLLEDLELLDWPENVKTMQRNWIGRSTGARVLFATDAGDVEVFTTRPDTLFGATYMVLAPEHDMVDRLVADSWPENVDARWTFGAATPREAVAAYRASIAAKTDLERQENKSKTGVFLGVYATNPVNGERIPVFIADYVLLGYGTGAIMAVPAHDQRDWEFATEFGLPIVEVIAGGDVSTGAYAGNGKLVNSGFLNGLSVEEAKKAVTEWLEAEGRGQARVEYKLRDWLFARQRYWGEPFPIVYDADGRPHALPESMLPVELPDLEDYKPVAFDPDDADSEPSPPLAKAADWVTVELDLGDGPKTYTRDTNVMPQWAGSSWYELRYTDPTNPDAMCAKENEAYWMGPRPDLHGPNDPGGVDLYVGGVEHAVLHLLYARFWHKVLYDLGHVSSSEPYRRLVNQGYIQAHAYTDSRGAYVPAAEVVERDGRFYWTGPDGEIEVFQEFGKIGKSLKNSISPDEICDDYGADTLRVYEMSMGPLEASRPWATKDVIGAHRFLQRVWRLVVDEQTGGVLVTDDEPDEATLKLLHRTIAGMRDDYTHLRNNTAAAKLIEYTNHLTKQSVRARAAVEPLVLMLAPLAPHLAEELWKRLGHNTSLAHGPFPQADPAFLVEDTVEYPVQVNGKVRARITVAADAAKDAVEAAALADEKVRSHLDGATPKKVIVVPGKLVNIVV, from the coding sequence GTGACTGACGCGCCTGACGCCGGAACTGACGTCCCGCAGCATCGCTACACCGCGGAGCTGGCCGGGCAGATCGAATGCGCCTGGCAGCAGACCTGGGCGAGCGAGGGGGTCTTCTTCGCGCCGAACCCGGTGGGCGACCTCGCACCGGCCGGCGGCGGGCCGCTGCCGACGAACAAGATGTTCGTCCAGGACATGTTCCCGTACCCGTCGGGCGACGGTCTGCACGTCGGTCACCCGCTGGGCTACATCGCCACCGATGTCTACGCCCGCTACCACCGGATGATCGGGTACAACGTGCTGCACGCGCTGGGTTTCGACGCGTTCGGCCTGCCCGCCGAGCAGTACGCGATCCAGACCGGCACCCATCCGCGCATCCGCACCGAGGCCAACATCGCCAACTTCAAGCGACAGCTCGGTCGGCTGGGGTTCGGTCACGATCCGCGGCGCAGCTTCTCCACCACCGACGTCGACTACTACAAGTGGACGCAGTGGATCTTCCTGCAGATCTACAACGCCTGGTTCGATCCGGAGCTCAACCGGGCCCGCCGCATCGACGAGTTGATCGACGAGTTCGCCTCGGGCAAGCGGCCGTTGCCCGACGGCCGACAGTGGTCGGAGCTCTCCAAGGGTGAGCAGCACGATCTGATCGACTCGTATCGCCTTGTTTATCAGGCGGATTCGATGGTCAACTGGTGCCCGGGCCTGGGCACCGTGCTGGCCGACGAGGAGGTCACCGCCGAGGGTAAGAGCGAGCGCGGGAACTTCCCGGTGTTCCGGAAGCGGTTGCGCCAGTGGATGATGCGCATCACCGCCTACGCGGACCGGTTGCTGGAGGACCTCGAGCTGCTGGACTGGCCGGAGAACGTCAAGACCATGCAGCGCAACTGGATCGGCCGGTCCACCGGCGCCCGGGTGCTGTTCGCCACCGACGCGGGCGATGTCGAGGTGTTCACCACCCGGCCGGACACGTTGTTCGGCGCCACCTACATGGTGCTCGCACCCGAGCACGACATGGTCGATCGGCTGGTGGCCGACAGCTGGCCGGAGAACGTCGACGCCAGATGGACTTTCGGGGCCGCCACCCCGCGCGAGGCGGTCGCGGCCTACCGCGCCTCGATCGCGGCGAAGACGGACCTGGAACGTCAGGAGAACAAGTCCAAGACCGGCGTCTTCCTGGGTGTCTATGCGACGAACCCGGTGAACGGCGAGCGGATTCCGGTCTTCATCGCCGACTACGTGCTGCTCGGCTACGGCACCGGCGCGATCATGGCGGTCCCGGCCCACGACCAGCGGGACTGGGAGTTCGCCACGGAGTTCGGGCTGCCGATCGTGGAGGTCATCGCCGGCGGTGACGTCTCGACCGGGGCGTACGCCGGGAACGGGAAGCTGGTGAATTCAGGTTTCCTCAACGGGCTTTCGGTCGAAGAGGCCAAGAAGGCGGTGACCGAGTGGCTGGAGGCCGAGGGCCGTGGCCAGGCTCGCGTCGAATACAAGCTGCGCGACTGGCTTTTCGCCCGGCAGCGGTACTGGGGCGAACCCTTCCCGATCGTCTACGACGCCGACGGCCGGCCCCACGCGCTGCCGGAGTCGATGCTGCCCGTCGAGTTGCCGGATCTCGAGGACTACAAGCCGGTGGCGTTCGACCCGGACGACGCCGACAGCGAACCCTCGCCGCCGCTGGCCAAGGCCGCCGACTGGGTGACGGTGGAGCTCGACCTGGGTGACGGGCCCAAGACCTACACCCGCGACACCAACGTGATGCCGCAGTGGGCGGGCAGCTCCTGGTACGAGCTGCGCTACACCGACCCGACGAACCCGGACGCCATGTGCGCCAAGGAGAACGAGGCGTACTGGATGGGTCCGCGGCCGGATCTGCACGGGCCGAACGATCCGGGCGGGGTGGATCTGTACGTCGGCGGCGTCGAGCACGCGGTGCTGCACCTGCTGTACGCGCGGTTCTGGCACAAGGTGCTCTACGACCTGGGTCACGTGAGCTCGAGCGAGCCGTACCGGCGGCTGGTCAACCAGGGCTACATCCAGGCGCACGCCTACACCGACTCGCGCGGGGCCTATGTGCCGGCCGCCGAGGTCGTGGAACGCGACGGCAGGTTCTACTGGACCGGCCCGGACGGCGAGATCGAGGTGTTCCAGGAGTTCGGCAAGATCGGCAAGAGCCTGAAGAACTCGATCTCGCCGGACGAGATCTGCGACGACTACGGCGCCGACACGCTGCGGGTGTACGAGATGTCGATGGGCCCGCTGGAGGCGTCGCGGCCGTGGGCGACCAAGGATGTCATCGGCGCGCACCGGTTCCTGCAGCGGGTGTGGCGGCTGGTGGTCGACGAGCAGACCGGCGGGGTGCTGGTCACCGACGACGAGCCGGACGAGGCGACCCTGAAGTTGTTGCACCGCACCATCGCCGGGATGCGGGATGACTACACCCACCTGCGCAACAACACCGCCGCGGCCAAGCTCATCGAGTATACCAACCACCTGACCAAGCAGTCGGTGCGGGCCCGGGCGGCGGTCGAGCCGCTGGTGCTGATGCTGGCGCCGCTCGCCCCGCATCTGGCCGAGGAGCTGTGGAAGCGGTTGGGCCACAACACGTCTCTGGCGCACGGCCCGTTCCCGCAGGCCGATCCGGCCTTCCTGGTGGAGGACACCGTCGAGTACCCGGTACAGGTCAACGGCAAGGTGCGCGCGCGCATCACCGTCGCCGCGGACGCCGCCAAGGACGCGGTGGAGGCCGCCGCACTGGCCGACGAGAAGGTGCGGTCGCACCTCGACGGCGCCACCCCGAAGAAGGTGATCGTGGTGCCCGGCAAGCTCGTCAACATCGTCGTATAG
- a CDS encoding SDR family oxidoreductase: MPTAMITGASRGLGAAIASALAPTHTLLLAGRPSPRLDAVAARFGASTWPIDLADPESIPAVVEPLTELDVLIHNAGVAFPGRVAESTLDQWRTTLEVNLLGAVALTLALLPALRAARGHVVFVNSGAGINASPGLASYTASKFALRGFADSLRNDEPSLRVTSVHPGRIATEMQQGLVVYEGGEYDPARFLSPETVAQVIADAVNAPPDAHVHEVIVRPNRR; encoded by the coding sequence ATGCCGACCGCGATGATCACCGGCGCCTCCCGCGGGCTCGGGGCCGCGATCGCGTCCGCGCTCGCGCCGACCCACACGCTGTTGCTGGCCGGCCGGCCGTCGCCGCGACTCGACGCGGTGGCCGCGAGGTTCGGCGCCAGCACCTGGCCGATCGATCTGGCCGATCCGGAATCGATTCCCGCGGTCGTGGAGCCGCTCACCGAGCTCGACGTGCTGATCCACAACGCCGGGGTGGCGTTCCCCGGCCGGGTCGCCGAGTCCACGCTCGACCAGTGGCGCACCACCCTCGAGGTGAATCTGCTTGGCGCCGTGGCGTTGACGCTCGCCCTGCTGCCCGCGCTGCGGGCCGCCCGCGGCCATGTGGTGTTCGTCAACTCCGGGGCGGGCATCAACGCCTCCCCCGGGCTGGCGTCCTACACCGCCAGCAAGTTCGCGCTGCGCGGCTTCGCCGACTCGCTGCGCAACGACGAACCGTCGCTGCGGGTCACCTCGGTGCATCCGGGCCGCATCGCCACCGAGATGCAGCAGGGTCTGGTCGTCTATGAGGGCGGCGAGTACGACCCGGCGCGGTTTCTGAGCCCCGAGACCGTCGCACAGGTGATCGCCGACGCGGTCAACGCGCCGCCGGACGCGCACGTTCACGAGGTGATCGTGCGGCCCAACCGCCGGTGA
- the ggh gene encoding glucosylglycerate hydrolase encodes MPHDPSFTPTQLAARAAYLLRGNDLGTMTTAAPLLYPHMWSWDAAFVAIGLAPLSVERAVVELDTLLSAQWRNGMIPHIVFANGVDGYFPGPARWATATLADNAPRNRLTSGITQPPVHAIAVQRILEHARTRGRSTRAVAEAFLDRRWGDLMRWHRWLAECRDRNERGRITLYHGWESGMDNSPRWDSAYANVVPGKLPEYQRADNVIITDPSQRPSDGEYDRYLWLLEEMKAVRYDDERLPSVMSFQVEDVFFSAIFSVACQVLAEIGEDYKRPHADVKDLYLWAERFRAGVVETTDQRTGAARDFDVLAEKWLVTETAAQFAPLLCGGLPHDRERALLKLLEGPRFCGHPDLKYGLIPSTSPVSRDFRPREYWRGPVWPVLTWLFSWCFARRGWAERARLLRQEGLRQASDGSFAEYYEPFTGEPLGSMQQSWTAAAVLDWLG; translated from the coding sequence ATGCCGCACGACCCGAGTTTCACGCCCACTCAGCTGGCAGCCCGCGCCGCATATCTGCTCCGGGGCAACGACCTCGGCACCATGACCACCGCGGCGCCGCTGCTGTACCCGCACATGTGGAGTTGGGACGCCGCGTTCGTGGCGATCGGGCTGGCTCCGCTGAGCGTGGAGCGGGCGGTCGTCGAACTCGACACCCTGCTGTCGGCGCAGTGGCGCAACGGGATGATCCCGCACATCGTGTTCGCCAACGGTGTCGACGGGTACTTCCCGGGCCCGGCCCGGTGGGCCACCGCGACGCTGGCCGACAACGCCCCGCGCAACCGGCTCACCTCGGGCATCACCCAGCCGCCGGTGCACGCGATCGCGGTGCAGCGCATCCTCGAACACGCCCGCACCCGCGGCCGGTCCACCCGGGCGGTCGCGGAGGCGTTCCTGGACCGGCGCTGGGGTGATCTGATGCGCTGGCACCGGTGGCTGGCCGAGTGCCGCGACCGCAACGAGCGCGGCCGGATCACGCTGTACCACGGCTGGGAGTCCGGGATGGACAACTCGCCGCGCTGGGACAGCGCCTACGCCAACGTGGTGCCGGGCAAGCTGCCGGAGTACCAGCGCGCGGACAACGTCATCATCACCGACCCCAGTCAGCGGCCCTCCGACGGCGAGTACGACCGCTACCTGTGGCTGTTGGAGGAGATGAAGGCGGTGCGCTACGACGACGAGCGGCTGCCGTCGGTGATGAGCTTCCAGGTCGAGGACGTGTTCTTCTCGGCGATCTTCTCGGTGGCCTGCCAGGTGCTCGCCGAGATCGGCGAGGACTACAAGCGGCCGCACGCCGACGTCAAGGACCTCTACCTGTGGGCCGAACGGTTCCGCGCCGGGGTCGTCGAAACCACCGACCAAAGAACCGGTGCGGCAAGGGATTTCGATGTGCTGGCGGAGAAGTGGTTGGTCACCGAGACCGCCGCGCAGTTCGCGCCGCTGCTGTGCGGCGGGCTGCCGCACGACCGGGAGCGGGCGCTGCTGAAACTGCTCGAGGGGCCGCGGTTCTGCGGACACCCGGACCTGAAGTACGGGCTGATCCCGTCGACTTCGCCGGTCTCGCGCGATTTCCGGCCCCGCGAGTACTGGCGCGGACCGGTGTGGCCGGTGCTCACCTGGCTGTTCTCCTGGTGTTTCGCCCGCCGCGGTTGGGCCGAACGAGCGCGGCTGTTGCGTCAGGAGGGGCTGCGCCAGGCCAGCGACGGATCGTTCGCCGAGTACTACGAACCGTTCACCGGCGAACCGTTGGGCAGCATGCAGCAGTCCTGGACCGCCGCGGCGGTGCTCGACTGGCTGGGCTGA
- a CDS encoding MarR family winged helix-turn-helix transcriptional regulator, with product MVDEAQVTELAGELQRVLSRVFSVLRRSDPSRDATAGELTLAQLSILLTLLEQGPMRMTELAAHERVRTPTTTVAIRRLEKLGLVKRSRDPSDLRAVLVEITPQGLAQHQEALAVRRAHLATLLSKLTDEDIETLTKALGPLERLAEA from the coding sequence ATGGTGGACGAAGCGCAGGTCACGGAACTCGCCGGGGAGTTGCAGCGGGTGCTGTCCCGGGTGTTCTCCGTGCTGCGCCGCTCCGACCCGAGCCGCGACGCCACCGCCGGGGAGCTGACCCTGGCCCAGCTGTCGATCCTGCTGACGCTGCTGGAGCAGGGGCCGATGCGGATGACTGAGTTGGCCGCCCACGAGCGGGTCCGCACCCCCACCACCACCGTCGCGATCCGCCGGCTGGAGAAGCTCGGCCTGGTGAAACGCTCCCGCGACCCGTCGGATCTGCGGGCCGTGCTGGTGGAGATCACCCCGCAGGGGCTGGCCCAGCATCAGGAGGCGCTGGCGGTGCGGCGCGCGCACCTGGCCACGTTGCTCAGCAAGCTCACCGACGAGGACATCGAGACCCTGACCAAGGCGCTCGGCCCGCTGGAGCGGCTCGCCGAGGCCTGA
- a CDS encoding amino acid ABC transporter ATP-binding protein, with product MTSAVSLAARDIHLSFGPSQVLRGVDIDVPAGTTAAVIGPSGSGKSTLLRTLNRLYEPDRGDILLDGRSVLHDNPDKLRQRIGMVFQQFNLFPHRTVLDNVTLAPRRLKKLGADEARELGLAQLERVGLRHKAEVRPTTLSGGQQQRVAIARALAMAPQVMFFDEATSALDPELVKGILSLMAELAAEGMTMIAVTHEMGFARSTADTVVFMDHGQVVEAGPPDQLFEDAQTERLRRFLSQVL from the coding sequence GTGACTTCGGCAGTCTCGCTGGCGGCGAGGGACATTCACCTGTCGTTCGGCCCGAGCCAGGTGTTGCGCGGTGTCGACATCGACGTGCCGGCGGGCACCACCGCCGCGGTGATCGGCCCGTCCGGCTCCGGCAAGTCGACGCTGCTGCGCACCCTCAACCGGCTCTACGAACCCGACCGCGGCGACATCCTGCTCGACGGCCGCTCGGTGCTGCACGACAACCCCGACAAGCTCCGTCAGCGCATCGGGATGGTGTTCCAGCAGTTCAACCTGTTCCCGCACCGCACCGTGCTGGACAACGTGACGCTCGCCCCGCGGCGGCTCAAGAAACTCGGTGCCGACGAGGCCCGCGAACTCGGGCTGGCCCAGCTGGAACGGGTCGGCCTGCGGCATAAGGCCGAGGTGCGGCCCACCACGCTGTCCGGCGGCCAGCAGCAGCGGGTCGCGATCGCGCGGGCGCTGGCGATGGCCCCGCAGGTGATGTTCTTCGACGAGGCCACCTCCGCGCTCGACCCGGAGCTGGTGAAGGGAATCCTGTCGCTGATGGCCGAGTTGGCCGCCGAGGGGATGACGATGATCGCGGTCACCCATGAGATGGGGTTCGCCCGGTCGACCGCCGATACCGTGGTGTTCATGGACCACGGCCAGGTGGTCGAGGCCGGCCCGCCCGATCAGCTCTTCGAGGACGCGCAGACCGAGCGACTGCGCCGCTTTCTGTCCCAGGTGCTGTGA
- a CDS encoding ABC transporter substrate-binding protein/permease produces MITRLVPPARVSAIASAAIKAGVLVCALLLAATAVLPVPAARATVDQCSPPGIAAASPLPTNFAAAATGPGEDRYTTETVRPLDSIDIDALGLIVPGTLTVGTLSDAPPSICINSEGVFTGFDNELLRAIADKLGLRINFVGTEFSGLLAQVAARRFDVGSSSITTTEARRRTVGFTNGYDFGYFSLVVPTGSPITGFSDLRPGQRIGVVQGTVQESYVVDTLGLRPVIYPDYNTVYASLKSRQIDAWVAPSQQAAGTVQPGDPAEIIENTFSLDNFVAWAVAKENQPLIDALNSGLDAIIADGTWARLYTEWVPRALPPGWKPGSKSAPMPQLPDFNAIAAEHAAETGSPGGSAPKSTLAQLKDSFLDWELYRQAIPALLTTGLPNTLILTVCAAVIGLVLGMVLAVAGISRHRWLRWPARVYTDIFRGLPEVVIILLIGLGVGPVVGGLTGNNPYPLGIAALGLMAAAYIGEIFRSGIQSVEPGQLEAARALGFSYSASMRLVVVPQGVRRVLPALMNQFISLLKASSLVYFLGLVADQRELFQVGRDLNAQTGSLSPLVAAGLFYLMLTVPLTHLVNYIDARLRRGRRPAEDEPLTLSTAQEMI; encoded by the coding sequence ATGATCACCCGGCTCGTCCCACCCGCCCGGGTATCGGCGATCGCGTCCGCCGCGATCAAGGCGGGCGTGCTGGTGTGCGCGCTGCTGCTGGCCGCCACCGCGGTGCTGCCGGTACCCGCGGCGCGCGCCACCGTCGACCAGTGCTCCCCACCGGGCATCGCGGCCGCCAGCCCACTGCCGACCAACTTCGCCGCCGCCGCGACCGGGCCCGGCGAGGACCGCTACACCACCGAAACGGTTCGGCCGCTGGACTCCATCGACATCGACGCGCTCGGCCTGATCGTGCCCGGCACCCTGACCGTCGGCACCCTGTCGGACGCCCCGCCCAGCATCTGCATCAACTCCGAGGGCGTATTCACCGGGTTCGACAACGAGCTGCTGCGCGCGATCGCCGACAAGCTCGGGCTGCGGATCAACTTCGTCGGCACCGAGTTCTCCGGTCTGCTGGCCCAGGTCGCGGCGCGCCGCTTCGACGTCGGCTCCTCGTCGATCACCACCACCGAGGCCCGCCGCCGCACCGTCGGGTTCACCAACGGCTACGACTTCGGCTACTTCTCGCTGGTGGTGCCGACCGGGTCGCCGATCACCGGGTTCTCCGATCTGCGGCCCGGCCAGCGCATCGGCGTCGTGCAGGGCACCGTGCAGGAGTCCTACGTCGTCGACACCCTCGGGCTCAGACCGGTGATCTACCCCGACTACAACACCGTCTACGCCAGCCTCAAGAGCCGCCAGATCGACGCCTGGGTGGCCCCGTCGCAGCAGGCGGCCGGCACCGTGCAGCCCGGCGACCCCGCCGAGATCATCGAAAACACCTTCAGCCTGGACAATTTCGTCGCCTGGGCGGTAGCCAAGGAGAACCAGCCGCTGATCGACGCGCTGAACTCGGGCCTGGACGCGATCATCGCCGACGGCACCTGGGCCCGGTTGTACACCGAGTGGGTGCCGCGGGCGCTGCCGCCGGGCTGGAAACCGGGCAGCAAGTCCGCGCCCATGCCGCAGCTGCCGGACTTCAACGCGATCGCCGCCGAGCACGCCGCCGAAACCGGTTCACCCGGCGGATCGGCGCCGAAATCCACGCTGGCACAACTGAAAGACTCCTTCCTGGACTGGGAGCTCTACCGGCAGGCGATCCCGGCGCTGCTGACCACCGGCCTGCCCAACACCCTGATCCTGACGGTGTGCGCCGCGGTGATCGGGCTGGTGCTGGGCATGGTGCTGGCGGTGGCCGGCATCTCCCGGCACCGCTGGCTGCGCTGGCCGGCGCGGGTGTACACCGACATCTTCCGCGGCCTGCCCGAGGTGGTGATCATCCTGCTGATCGGCCTCGGGGTCGGCCCGGTGGTCGGCGGACTGACCGGAAACAACCCCTATCCGCTGGGGATCGCCGCGCTCGGGCTGATGGCCGCCGCCTACATCGGCGAGATCTTCCGGTCCGGCATCCAGAGCGTGGAACCCGGCCAGCTGGAGGCGGCGCGGGCGCTGGGGTTCAGCTACTCCGCGTCGATGCGGCTGGTGGTGGTGCCGCAGGGGGTGCGCCGGGTGCTGCCGGCGCTGATGAACCAGTTCATCAGCCTGTTGAAGGCGTCGTCGCTGGTGTACTTCCTGGGGCTGGTGGCCGATCAGCGCGAGCTGTTCCAGGTCGGCCGCGACCTCAACGCCCAGACCGGCAGCCTGTCCCCGCTGGTGGCGGCCGGCCTGTTCTACCTGATGCTGACCGTGCCGCTGACACATCTGGTCAACTACATCGACGCCCGGCTGCGGCGCGGCCGGCGCCCGGCCGAGGACGAACCGCTGACCCTGTCGACCGCGCAGGAGATGATATGA
- a CDS encoding GntR family transcriptional regulator translates to MPKKYGFKEKDFVVAHVINQILSGRLRSGDRVDRNRIVAELGLSRVPIQEAVVQLEHDGILSTRYHRGAYVERFDADVVREHHEVYGVLSGIASARAAADPRPEVLHRLEEHMAAMREHRDSQHFHDDCLNFRAVVSENYAGPRLQALIRSSLSFIPRAFWVAYLNTHDEMLPFYETEFAAIRAGDPDTASRACVERSAVMARVMLIELERRGVLPASGALNSE, encoded by the coding sequence ATGCCCAAGAAGTACGGGTTCAAAGAGAAGGATTTCGTGGTCGCCCACGTCATCAACCAGATCCTGAGCGGCCGGCTCCGCTCGGGTGACCGGGTGGACCGCAACCGGATCGTCGCCGAGCTCGGGCTGTCCCGGGTCCCCATCCAGGAGGCGGTGGTCCAGCTCGAACACGACGGCATCCTGTCCACCAGATATCACCGCGGGGCCTACGTCGAACGCTTCGACGCGGACGTGGTGCGGGAGCACCACGAGGTCTACGGCGTGCTCAGCGGTATCGCGTCGGCGCGCGCGGCCGCCGATCCGCGCCCGGAGGTGCTGCACCGGCTCGAGGAGCACATGGCCGCGATGCGCGAGCACCGCGACTCGCAGCACTTCCACGACGACTGCCTGAACTTCCGCGCGGTGGTCAGCGAGAACTACGCCGGCCCGCGCCTGCAGGCGCTGATCCGCTCCTCGCTGTCGTTCATTCCCCGGGCGTTCTGGGTGGCGTACCTGAACACCCACGACGAGATGCTGCCGTTCTACGAGACCGAGTTCGCCGCGATCCGCGCCGGTGACCCCGACACCGCGAGCCGGGCGTGCGTGGAGCGGAGCGCGGTGATGGCCCGAGTGATGCTGATCGAGCTGGAGCGCCGCGGGGTGCTGCCGGCGTCCGGCGCCCTGAATTCAGAGTGA
- a CDS encoding LLM class F420-dependent oxidoreductase — translation MSPANSADFPIRIGVQLQPQHSPKYHHIRDAVRRAEDLGVDIAFNWDHFFPLYGDPDGAHYECWTMLGAWAEQTSRIEIGALVSCNSYRNPDLLADMARTVDHISDGRLILGIGSGWKQKDYDEYGYEFGTAASRLDDLAAALPRIRRRLDRLNPAPTRDIPILIGGGGERKTLRLVAEHAHIWHSFSDSSTYPRKAEILAQHCAAVGRDPAGIERSAGVTGGTEEALLAEADQLADRGVSLFTVGVNGPDYDLSQAAALCRWRDRRTERR, via the coding sequence ATGAGCCCCGCGAACTCCGCCGACTTTCCCATCCGTATCGGTGTGCAGCTGCAGCCCCAGCACTCGCCGAAGTACCACCACATCCGCGACGCGGTCCGGCGTGCCGAGGATCTCGGCGTCGACATCGCCTTCAACTGGGACCACTTCTTCCCGCTCTACGGCGACCCCGACGGCGCGCACTACGAGTGCTGGACGATGCTCGGCGCCTGGGCCGAACAGACCTCCCGCATCGAGATCGGCGCCCTGGTCTCGTGCAACTCCTACCGCAACCCCGACCTGCTCGCCGACATGGCGCGCACCGTCGACCACATCAGCGACGGCCGGCTGATCCTGGGCATCGGGTCGGGCTGGAAGCAGAAGGACTACGACGAGTACGGGTACGAATTTGGCACCGCGGCCAGCCGTCTGGACGATCTGGCGGCCGCCCTCCCCCGCATCCGGCGGCGGCTGGACAGGCTCAACCCCGCACCCACCCGCGACATCCCGATCCTGATCGGCGGTGGCGGGGAGCGCAAGACGCTGCGGCTGGTCGCCGAGCACGCCCACATCTGGCACAGCTTCAGCGACAGCAGCACCTACCCGCGCAAGGCCGAGATCCTCGCGCAGCACTGCGCCGCCGTCGGCCGCGATCCGGCCGGGATCGAACGTTCGGCCGGGGTCACCGGCGGCACCGAGGAGGCCCTGCTGGCCGAGGCCGATCAGCTGGCCGACCGGGGCGTGTCCCTGTTCACGGTCGGCGTCAACGGCCCCGACTACGACCTGAGCCAGGCCGCGGCGCTGTGTCGGTGGCGCGATCGGCGAACTGAGCGCCGCTGA